From Cellulomonas fimi ATCC 484, a single genomic window includes:
- a CDS encoding DUF624 domain-containing protein yields MSADAERFSEVGRGPFSRGSAAVYWALVIEALIVLTSLPGLLAFVLLDRSVGNAPLFALAAVPLGPSLSAAVHVWRHWQTTPPADRDLAPAAHYWRGYRLNWRDVLLWWVPTVLVLAVLAVNVAGAGALEGSGGAFALVSVLIGVSLLVWAGHALVLSSLFSFRARDVARLAAHYLAARPASTVGVLALVVVGAGVALLATDWLLVLLASPLVALLVRNATPVVADVTTRFTAP; encoded by the coding sequence GTGAGCGCGGACGCCGAGCGGTTCTCCGAGGTCGGCCGCGGCCCCTTCTCCCGCGGGTCCGCGGCGGTCTACTGGGCGCTCGTGATCGAGGCGCTGATCGTCCTGACGTCGCTGCCCGGCCTGCTCGCGTTCGTCCTGCTGGACCGGTCGGTCGGGAACGCGCCGCTGTTCGCGCTGGCCGCCGTGCCGCTCGGTCCGTCCCTGTCCGCGGCCGTGCACGTGTGGCGGCACTGGCAGACGACGCCCCCCGCCGACCGGGACCTCGCACCCGCGGCGCACTACTGGCGTGGCTACCGGCTGAACTGGCGTGACGTCCTGCTGTGGTGGGTGCCGACCGTGCTGGTGCTCGCGGTCCTGGCGGTGAACGTCGCCGGGGCCGGCGCGCTCGAGGGCTCGGGTGGCGCGTTCGCGCTGGTGTCCGTGCTGATCGGCGTCTCCCTCCTCGTCTGGGCCGGGCACGCCCTCGTGCTGTCGTCGCTGTTCTCGTTCCGCGCGCGCGACGTGGCGCGGCTCGCGGCGCACTACCTGGCCGCGCGCCCGGCGAGCACGGTCGGCGTCCTGGCCCTCGTCGTGGTCGGGGCCGGTGTCGCGCTCCTCGCGACCGACTGGCTCCTCGTCCTCCTGGCGTCGCCCCTCGTCGCCCTCCTGGTCCGCAACGCGACCCCGGTCGTCGCGGACGTCACCACGCGCTTCACGGCTCCCTGA
- a CDS encoding TM2 domain-containing protein codes for MSTTPDGNDWTAPGSPGKPAATGGVGPAEGSAPQTPGTDVSADSAPDARATGDAPVGAYPSPAPYAAPTGDPAASGYAAAAGHGAPAGHGAPAGYGTPAGYGAPAGYGAPHATPTAYGAAGPYARTADGGTSDKSFVAAWLLSLFLGTLGVDRFYLGKVGTGILKLVTCGGLGVWAFVDLLLVLTGSMRDTQGRPLAGYEDTKKTAWIVTGAAYGASLLLGVVGGFAQLAAMAVVAANMPDVVQEDSGYGDDLDDWPAVEEPSPTEEAPVVDLTAAQWADQEFGTFEVATHSGVGDAVVPLPAGAVGGLVTATHDGEWNFVIDVVDAAGQPTGDLVVNTIGAYSGATAFGLSSVDGGTSLQVVADGAWTISVAPISSAPVLPPSGAGDGVFLYDGEEATFTGAHDGEENFQVSQSRAEPPWWDLPVNEIGPWSGPLTLGSGPSVVEVVADGGWTLTTG; via the coding sequence GTGTCGACGACCCCGGACGGCAACGACTGGACGGCGCCCGGTTCTCCGGGGAAGCCCGCAGCGACGGGCGGCGTCGGCCCGGCCGAGGGCAGCGCTCCGCAGACCCCGGGGACCGACGTGTCGGCCGACTCCGCCCCGGACGCGCGCGCGACGGGTGACGCCCCGGTCGGTGCCTACCCCTCGCCCGCGCCGTACGCCGCACCGACCGGCGACCCCGCTGCGTCCGGCTACGCGGCGGCCGCGGGGCACGGCGCTCCTGCCGGCCACGGCGCTCCTGCCGGCTACGGCACTCCTGCCGGGTACGGCGCTCCTGCCGGGTACGGCGCTCCGCACGCAACCCCGACCGCGTACGGGGCTGCCGGGCCGTACGCGCGCACGGCCGACGGCGGGACGTCGGACAAGTCGTTCGTCGCGGCGTGGCTGCTCTCCCTGTTCCTCGGAACTCTCGGGGTGGACCGCTTCTACCTCGGCAAGGTCGGCACGGGCATCCTCAAGCTCGTCACGTGCGGCGGCCTGGGCGTCTGGGCGTTCGTGGACCTGCTCCTCGTCCTCACCGGCTCGATGCGGGACACGCAGGGTCGGCCCCTTGCCGGGTACGAGGACACCAAGAAGACCGCGTGGATCGTGACGGGCGCGGCCTACGGGGCCAGCCTCCTGCTCGGCGTGGTCGGCGGGTTCGCCCAGCTCGCGGCCATGGCCGTCGTCGCCGCGAACATGCCCGACGTCGTGCAGGAGGACAGCGGGTACGGCGACGACCTCGACGACTGGCCCGCGGTCGAGGAGCCGTCCCCCACCGAGGAGGCGCCGGTGGTGGACCTCACGGCCGCGCAGTGGGCCGACCAGGAGTTCGGGACGTTCGAGGTGGCGACGCACTCCGGTGTCGGCGACGCGGTCGTGCCGCTGCCCGCCGGTGCGGTCGGCGGCCTCGTCACGGCGACGCACGACGGCGAGTGGAACTTCGTGATCGACGTGGTCGACGCCGCTGGTCAGCCGACGGGCGACCTGGTGGTGAACACGATCGGGGCGTACTCGGGTGCGACGGCGTTCGGCCTGTCCAGCGTCGACGGCGGCACGTCGCTGCAGGTCGTGGCCGACGGGGCGTGGACGATCTCGGTCGCACCCATCTCGAGCGCGCCCGTGCTGCCCCCGTCGGGTGCGGGCGACGGCGTGTTCCTCTACGACGGCGAGGAGGCGACGTTCACCGGCGCGCACGACGGCGAGGAGAACTTCCAGGTCTCGCAGAGCCGTGCGGAGCCGCCGTGGTGGGACCTGCCCGTCAACGAGATCGGCCCGTGGTCCGGCCCGCTGACGCTGGGCTCGGGTCCGTCGGTCGTGGAGGTCGTCGCCGACGGCGGCTGGACCCTCACCACGGGCTGA
- a CDS encoding beta-galactosidase, with the protein MTSRTTEQVRRQARRQVRYGGDYNPEQWPRDVWEDDHRAFDLAGVTTLTVGVFAWAHLQPEEGRYDFTTLDAIVERAAASGRDVVLATPSGAMPPWLARAYPDACRVDVEGRRHVYGQRHNHCPSSPDFRRLSVALASRLAERYAGHPAVVAWHVGNEYGGACYCGLCADAFRGWLRHRYGTLDRLNDAWNATFWSHTYTDWAQVQPPTMLSEHWRGPNHTAFQGTTLDYRRFMSDALLGGFVAEKTAIRAHDATTPVTTNFMGLYQPVDYHRWAEHLDLVTWDNYPPADTPLRTAARMAATHAAMRGLRGGEPFWVMEQTPSTTASRDVNPVKRPGVLALWTWQSVAHGADATLYFQLRQSRGACEKYHGAVLDHSGRTDTRVFREVAALGADLARLGDGVLGARTPARVALLLDWDSWWAVEMTDGYNRHVSYVQTLLQYHRALWAANAAVDVVPVTADLSGYDVVVAPVLHVLAGDVVERLTAFVHRGGSLVTTFYGGRVDEDTNAFLGEPPLDTLLGVRVEETDSAPPGAANPVTLRLGGAGTDGTPVDWDGTTTHPATLVFELLVPHDGTDVVGTYGADFYAGTPAVTRAARGEGAAWHVGTALDDDGVARVLGHVLDQHGLMGPHADEPALEVVDRVHPDGTRYRFVLHHGSQPLTVTSEVAGTDVLSGRVVRRDDTLTLAPAGVLVLKETP; encoded by the coding sequence ATGACGTCCCGCACCACCGAGCAGGTCCGCAGGCAGGCCCGTCGGCAGGTCCGCTACGGCGGCGACTACAACCCGGAGCAGTGGCCGCGCGACGTGTGGGAGGACGACCACCGGGCCTTCGACCTCGCGGGCGTCACGACCCTCACGGTGGGCGTGTTCGCGTGGGCGCACCTGCAGCCGGAGGAGGGCCGGTACGACTTCACGACGCTCGACGCGATCGTCGAGAGGGCCGCCGCCTCCGGCCGGGACGTGGTGCTCGCGACACCGTCGGGCGCGATGCCGCCCTGGCTCGCGCGCGCCTACCCCGACGCGTGCCGCGTCGACGTCGAGGGGCGGCGGCACGTGTACGGGCAGCGGCACAACCACTGCCCGTCGTCGCCGGACTTCCGCCGGCTGTCCGTCGCGCTGGCGTCGCGCCTCGCGGAGCGGTACGCGGGCCACCCGGCCGTCGTCGCCTGGCACGTCGGCAACGAGTACGGCGGCGCCTGCTACTGCGGCCTGTGCGCGGACGCGTTCCGCGGCTGGCTGCGGCACCGGTACGGCACGCTCGACCGCCTCAACGACGCATGGAACGCGACGTTCTGGTCCCACACCTACACGGACTGGGCGCAGGTCCAGCCGCCGACGATGCTGTCCGAGCACTGGCGCGGCCCGAACCACACCGCGTTCCAGGGCACGACGCTCGACTACCGGCGGTTCATGTCCGACGCGCTGCTCGGCGGGTTCGTCGCCGAGAAGACGGCGATCCGCGCGCACGACGCCACGACCCCCGTGACGACGAACTTCATGGGCCTGTACCAGCCGGTCGACTACCACCGCTGGGCCGAGCACCTCGACCTCGTCACGTGGGACAACTACCCGCCCGCCGACACCCCGCTGCGCACCGCCGCCCGCATGGCCGCGACGCACGCCGCGATGCGTGGCCTGCGCGGCGGCGAGCCGTTCTGGGTCATGGAGCAGACACCGTCGACGACCGCGTCGCGCGACGTGAACCCCGTCAAGCGGCCGGGAGTCCTCGCGCTGTGGACGTGGCAGTCCGTCGCGCACGGTGCGGACGCGACGCTCTACTTCCAGCTGCGGCAGTCGCGGGGTGCCTGCGAGAAGTACCACGGCGCGGTCCTCGACCACTCGGGCCGCACCGACACGCGCGTGTTCCGCGAGGTCGCGGCACTCGGCGCCGACCTGGCCCGGCTCGGCGACGGCGTGCTCGGCGCGCGCACCCCGGCCCGCGTCGCGCTGCTGCTCGACTGGGACTCGTGGTGGGCCGTCGAGATGACCGACGGCTACAACCGGCACGTCTCCTACGTGCAGACGCTCCTGCAGTACCACCGGGCGCTGTGGGCGGCGAACGCCGCGGTCGACGTCGTGCCCGTGACCGCCGACCTGTCCGGGTACGACGTCGTCGTCGCGCCCGTGCTGCACGTCCTCGCGGGTGACGTCGTCGAGCGGCTGACCGCGTTCGTGCACCGCGGCGGGTCGCTCGTCACGACCTTCTACGGCGGGCGCGTCGACGAGGACACCAACGCCTTCCTCGGCGAGCCGCCGCTCGACACCCTGCTCGGGGTGCGCGTCGAGGAGACCGACTCCGCGCCGCCGGGCGCTGCCAACCCCGTCACGCTGCGCCTCGGAGGCGCCGGCACCGACGGCACGCCTGTCGACTGGGACGGCACCACGACCCACCCCGCGACGCTCGTCTTCGAACTCCTCGTCCCGCACGACGGCACCGACGTCGTCGGCACGTACGGCGCCGACTTCTACGCCGGCACGCCCGCCGTGACGCGCGCGGCCCGTGGCGAGGGTGCGGCGTGGCACGTCGGGACCGCGCTCGACGACGACGGGGTCGCACGCGTGCTGGGGCACGTGCTCGACCAGCACGGGCTCATGGGCCCGCACGCCGACGAGCCCGCGCTCGAGGTCGTCGACCGCGTGCACCCCGACGGCACCCGGTACCGGTTCGTGCTGCACCACGGGTCGCAGCCCCTGACCGTGACCTCCGAGGTGGCGGGCACCGACGTGCTCAGCGGGCGCGTCGTCCGCCGCGACGACACGCTGACACTGGCACCCGCCGGCGTCCTCGTCCTCAAGGAGACCCCGTGA
- a CDS encoding GH39 family glycosyl hydrolase — MNRVVVPATPVGPLPDAWRHCVGTGRLNLALRADYRESLALVQRDIGFRHIRGHGLLSDDMGVLRPWTHEGRAGVRHAFTYVDQVHDAFLSLGIRPFVELGFMPTALASGDDTVFWWKGNITPPSSWTGWADLVSGLVRHLVDRYGIEEVRTWPIEVWNEPNLTVFWKDADQAAYLQLYEVTARAVKEVDASLQVGGPAISPGAGDWWEPFADFVAAREVPCDFLSVHAYASGPAQDVPFGTYQTLKPPQDLLDQFAAPRRLLAGRALADLPVHVTEFNTSYRPDNPVHDTAYNAAYLAPVLAGGGDHVDSFSYWTFSDVFEETWIPTSFFHGGFGLLTHRQVPKPTYHLYAFLARMGAHVLARGDDHLVCADDDGRVTVLAWQPVGGTDGAPADARHELRLSVPVGGPAPAAGGGGAVPATAFVVRERVNEHEGNAFAAWRELGRPFSPTERQVDLLRDLARPSVAHAAYPVVDGRVSLDLSLARHEVTFVEVTPVVPTLHEGLDDRRLLGVDDDRLLADPPGTGRAVALLSGARAHADTGAAALPTPRTSDDGPAG; from the coding sequence GTGAACCGCGTCGTCGTCCCGGCCACCCCGGTCGGCCCGCTCCCGGACGCCTGGCGGCACTGCGTCGGCACCGGCCGCCTCAACCTCGCGCTGCGGGCGGACTACCGGGAGTCTCTCGCCCTCGTGCAGCGGGACATCGGGTTCCGGCACATCCGCGGCCACGGGCTGCTGTCCGACGACATGGGGGTGCTGCGCCCGTGGACGCACGAGGGCCGTGCGGGGGTGCGGCACGCCTTCACCTACGTCGACCAGGTGCACGACGCGTTCCTGTCCCTCGGCATCCGCCCCTTCGTCGAGCTCGGCTTCATGCCGACGGCGCTCGCGTCCGGTGACGACACGGTGTTCTGGTGGAAGGGCAACATCACGCCGCCGTCGTCGTGGACGGGGTGGGCCGACCTCGTCAGCGGGCTCGTCCGGCACCTCGTCGACCGCTACGGCATCGAGGAGGTCCGCACCTGGCCGATCGAGGTGTGGAACGAGCCGAACCTCACCGTGTTCTGGAAGGACGCCGACCAGGCCGCGTACCTGCAGCTCTACGAGGTCACCGCCCGTGCCGTGAAGGAGGTCGACGCCTCGCTGCAGGTCGGCGGACCCGCGATCTCACCCGGCGCCGGCGACTGGTGGGAGCCGTTCGCCGACTTCGTCGCCGCGCGCGAGGTGCCGTGCGACTTCCTCAGCGTGCACGCCTACGCCTCCGGCCCCGCGCAGGACGTCCCGTTCGGCACCTACCAGACGCTCAAGCCGCCGCAGGACCTGCTCGACCAGTTCGCGGCCCCCCGGCGGCTGCTGGCGGGGCGTGCGCTCGCGGACCTGCCCGTGCACGTCACCGAGTTCAACACCTCCTACCGCCCCGACAACCCGGTCCACGACACCGCCTACAACGCCGCCTACCTCGCGCCCGTGCTCGCGGGCGGCGGCGACCACGTCGACTCGTTCTCCTACTGGACGTTCAGCGACGTGTTCGAGGAGACGTGGATCCCCACGTCCTTCTTCCACGGCGGGTTCGGGCTGCTCACGCACCGGCAGGTCCCCAAGCCGACCTACCACCTGTACGCGTTCCTGGCCCGCATGGGCGCGCACGTCCTCGCGCGCGGGGACGACCACCTCGTCTGCGCCGACGACGACGGTCGCGTCACCGTCCTCGCGTGGCAGCCCGTCGGCGGGACCGACGGCGCGCCGGCCGACGCGCGGCACGAGCTGCGGCTGTCCGTGCCGGTCGGCGGGCCGGCGCCCGCTGCGGGCGGCGGCGGTGCGGTGCCCGCGACTGCCTTCGTCGTGCGCGAGCGCGTCAACGAGCACGAGGGCAACGCCTTCGCCGCCTGGCGCGAGCTCGGCCGCCCGTTCTCCCCGACCGAGCGCCAGGTCGACCTGCTGCGCGACCTCGCCCGCCCGTCGGTCGCGCACGCCGCGTACCCCGTCGTGGACGGCCGCGTCTCCCTCGACCTGTCCCTGGCCCGGCATGAGGTCACGTTCGTGGAGGTCACGCCCGTCGTGCCGACGCTCCACGAAGGCCTCGACGACCGCCGCCTGCTCGGCGTCGACGACGACCGCCTGCTGGCCGACCCGCCCGGGACCGGCCGCGCGGTGGCCCTCCTCAGCGGCGCACGCGCGCACGCCGACACCGGCGCCGCGGCGCTGCCGACGCCGCGCACGAGCGACGACGGTCCGGCAGGGTGA
- a CDS encoding alpha-glucuronidase — protein sequence MTSTDAHPMWLPDAAFRPLGRRRVLVAAAPEDGPVAATVVDEVAAATAQFGGSVTTTTPDEPLTADEALTHEVVLAVVGSAGQVGTASARLAPPPGTVPRTDAYLPAVQATLDGALVLGRGAPWNPGMFTTVRRGGRTVVAAADAAGLLHGLHDLVRRGESAFTGPDDVSVDLPVNGIRMLDHWDNVDVHPVMGQVERGYSGGSIFYADGRVREDLSRVAAYARLLGSVGINAVAINNVNVARTEARLLTDGLPDVARIAALFRPHGIRVHLSVSFAAPMTVGGLPTSDPLDPDVQAWWAARVADVYAVVPDFGGFVVKADSEGQPGPFAYGRDQADGANLLARALKPFGGTVFWRAFVYDHKQDWRDRSTDRARAAFDHFSPLDGRFDDNVVLQVKYGPMDFQTREPVSPVIAAMPRTRLALELQVTQEYTGQQKHAVWLGPQWSQILGFPLWGEGGRTVADVAAGLCGPTDAPRAGLVAVSNVGDDAFWTGHPLAQANLYTFARLAWSPEIDPVAVLDEWIGLTFPDADDDVRATLHGILDDSWRTYEDYTAPLGVGFMVRPGHHYGPDVDGYEYTPWGTYHFADRDGIGVDRTRATGTGFTGQYPAPWRDVYEDVATCPDELLLFFHHVPWSHGLRSGVCVAQHVYDTHWEGAARTERNAEAWAAVAGKVPADLHARVTERLAEQVRSAHEWRDQLRTYVHRHSGLPDATGRTLY from the coding sequence GTGACCAGCACAGACGCCCACCCGATGTGGTTGCCCGACGCGGCCTTCCGCCCCCTCGGCCGCCGGCGCGTCCTCGTCGCCGCCGCGCCGGAGGACGGGCCCGTCGCCGCGACCGTCGTCGACGAGGTCGCCGCGGCGACGGCCCAGTTCGGCGGGAGCGTCACGACGACGACGCCCGACGAGCCGCTCACGGCGGACGAGGCGCTCACGCACGAGGTCGTGCTCGCCGTCGTCGGCAGCGCGGGCCAGGTCGGCACGGCCTCGGCGCGGCTCGCTCCCCCGCCGGGCACGGTGCCACGGACCGACGCGTACCTGCCCGCCGTGCAGGCGACGCTCGACGGCGCCCTCGTGCTCGGGCGAGGCGCACCGTGGAACCCGGGGATGTTCACGACCGTCCGGCGCGGCGGCCGGACGGTGGTCGCTGCCGCCGACGCGGCCGGGCTGCTCCACGGCCTGCACGACCTGGTGCGGCGCGGCGAGTCCGCGTTCACGGGCCCGGACGACGTGAGCGTCGATCTTCCGGTGAACGGGATCCGCATGCTCGACCACTGGGACAACGTCGACGTGCACCCGGTGATGGGCCAGGTGGAGCGGGGGTACTCGGGCGGGTCGATCTTCTACGCCGACGGTCGGGTCCGCGAGGACCTGTCGCGGGTCGCGGCGTACGCGCGGCTGCTCGGGTCGGTCGGGATCAACGCGGTCGCGATCAACAACGTCAACGTGGCCCGCACCGAGGCGCGGCTGCTCACCGACGGTCTGCCGGACGTCGCGCGGATCGCGGCGCTGTTCCGCCCGCACGGCATCCGCGTCCACCTGTCGGTGTCGTTCGCGGCGCCCATGACGGTCGGCGGTCTGCCGACGTCCGACCCGCTCGACCCGGACGTCCAGGCGTGGTGGGCGGCGCGCGTCGCCGACGTGTACGCGGTCGTCCCGGACTTCGGCGGGTTCGTCGTCAAGGCCGACTCCGAGGGCCAGCCGGGGCCGTTCGCGTACGGTCGCGACCAGGCCGACGGGGCGAACCTGCTGGCCCGCGCGCTCAAGCCGTTCGGCGGCACGGTGTTCTGGCGGGCGTTCGTCTACGACCACAAGCAGGACTGGCGGGACCGCTCGACGGACCGTGCCCGCGCAGCGTTCGACCACTTCTCCCCCCTCGACGGCCGCTTCGACGACAACGTCGTGCTCCAGGTCAAGTACGGCCCCATGGACTTCCAGACGCGCGAGCCCGTCTCCCCCGTGATCGCCGCGATGCCGCGCACCCGGCTGGCCCTCGAGCTGCAGGTGACGCAGGAGTACACGGGGCAGCAGAAGCACGCCGTCTGGCTCGGGCCGCAGTGGTCGCAGATCCTCGGGTTCCCGCTGTGGGGCGAGGGTGGGCGGACCGTGGCCGACGTGGCGGCGGGCCTGTGCGGGCCCACCGACGCACCGCGCGCCGGGCTGGTCGCGGTGTCGAACGTGGGCGACGACGCGTTCTGGACCGGCCACCCGCTCGCGCAGGCCAACCTCTACACGTTCGCCCGCCTCGCCTGGTCCCCGGAGATCGACCCGGTCGCGGTCCTCGACGAGTGGATCGGCCTGACGTTCCCCGACGCCGACGACGACGTCCGCGCCACGCTGCACGGCATCCTCGACGACTCGTGGCGCACCTACGAGGACTACACCGCACCGCTCGGCGTCGGGTTCATGGTCCGCCCCGGCCACCACTACGGCCCGGACGTCGACGGCTACGAGTACACCCCGTGGGGCACGTACCACTTCGCAGACCGCGACGGCATCGGCGTCGACCGCACCCGCGCGACGGGCACGGGCTTCACGGGCCAGTACCCGGCGCCGTGGCGCGACGTGTACGAGGACGTCGCCACCTGCCCCGACGAGCTGCTGCTGTTCTTCCACCACGTCCCGTGGTCGCACGGGCTGCGCAGCGGGGTCTGCGTCGCGCAGCACGTCTACGACACCCACTGGGAGGGTGCCGCCCGCACGGAGCGCAACGCCGAGGCGTGGGCCGCCGTCGCCGGCAAGGTCCCGGCAGACCTGCATGCGCGCGTCACCGAGCGCCTGGCCGAGCAGGTCCGCAGCGCGCACGAGTGGCGCGACCAGCTCCGCACGTACGTCCACCGCCACAGCGGCCTGCCGGACGCGACGGGCCGCACGCTCTACTGA
- the manD gene encoding D-mannonate dehydratase ManD: MTSQHPPTPARDEAGAADPRDVVADAPVAGGEAPTTPTSGDAAAPTEPHGTGPHSAPQRSGSAIRSAEVLVSSPDRNFVTLRVTTEDGVVGLGDATLNGRELSVVSYLRDHVVPLLIGRDAHRIEDTWQFLYRSAYWRRGPVTMAAIAAVDVALWDIKARYAGMPLYQLLGGASRTGIMAYGHASGRDLPELFDSIRHHQELGFRSIRVQTAVPGIDKVYGIAAQHTSTGSRYDYEPAQRIPLPAEEDWDTRAYLRHLPRVFEAVRHEFGPELPLLHDGHHRMTPIQAARLGKDLEPYDLFWLEDCTPAENQDALRLVRQHTTTPLAIGEVFNTVWDYQTLVREQLVDYVRSAVTHTGGITALRRILDFAAQYQIKSGIHGPTDISPVGMAAALHLDLAIHNFGIQEYMPHGRLTDEVFRQSFTFTEGFLHPGDAPGLGVVYDDAVADRFPYQPAYLPFNRLKDGTVHDW, encoded by the coding sequence ATGACGAGCCAGCACCCCCCGACCCCCGCCCGCGACGAGGCCGGTGCGGCCGACCCGCGGGACGTCGTCGCCGACGCGCCCGTCGCCGGCGGGGAGGCGCCGACCACCCCGACCAGCGGCGATGCCGCGGCACCGACGGAGCCGCACGGCACCGGCCCGCACAGCGCGCCGCAGCGGTCCGGGAGCGCGATCCGGTCCGCCGAGGTGCTCGTCAGCAGCCCGGACCGCAACTTCGTCACGCTGCGCGTCACGACCGAGGACGGCGTCGTCGGTCTCGGCGACGCCACGCTCAACGGGCGTGAGCTCTCCGTCGTGTCGTACCTGCGCGACCACGTCGTCCCGCTGCTGATCGGTCGCGACGCGCACCGCATCGAGGACACGTGGCAGTTCCTCTACCGGTCGGCGTACTGGCGGCGCGGTCCCGTGACGATGGCGGCGATCGCGGCCGTCGACGTCGCGCTGTGGGACATCAAGGCGCGGTACGCCGGCATGCCGCTCTACCAGCTGCTGGGCGGCGCGAGCCGGACCGGGATCATGGCGTACGGGCACGCGAGCGGCCGGGACCTGCCCGAGCTGTTCGACTCGATCCGCCACCACCAGGAGCTCGGGTTCCGCTCGATCCGCGTGCAGACCGCGGTGCCCGGCATCGACAAGGTCTACGGGATCGCCGCGCAGCACACCAGCACGGGCAGCCGGTACGACTACGAGCCCGCGCAGCGCATCCCGCTGCCCGCCGAGGAGGACTGGGACACGCGCGCGTACCTGCGGCACCTGCCCCGGGTGTTCGAGGCGGTCCGCCACGAGTTCGGGCCCGAGCTGCCGCTGCTGCACGACGGCCACCACCGCATGACCCCGATCCAGGCCGCCCGCCTCGGCAAGGACCTCGAGCCGTACGACCTGTTCTGGCTCGAGGACTGCACGCCCGCCGAGAACCAGGACGCGCTGCGGCTGGTCCGGCAGCACACGACCACGCCGCTCGCGATCGGCGAGGTGTTCAACACCGTGTGGGACTACCAGACCCTCGTGCGCGAGCAGCTCGTCGACTACGTCCGCTCGGCCGTCACGCACACGGGCGGCATCACCGCGCTGCGCCGCATCCTCGACTTCGCGGCGCAGTACCAGATCAAGTCCGGCATCCACGGGCCGACGGACATCTCCCCCGTCGGCATGGCCGCGGCGCTGCACCTCGACCTCGCGATCCACAACTTCGGCATCCAGGAGTACATGCCGCACGGACGCCTGACCGACGAGGTGTTCCGCCAGTCGTTCACGTTCACCGAGGGCTTCCTGCACCCCGGCGACGCGCCGGGCCTGGGCGTGGTCTACGACGACGCCGTCGCCGACCGATTCCCGTACCAGCCCGCGTACCTGCCGTTCAACCGGCTCAAGGACGGCACCGTCCACGACTGGTGA
- a CDS encoding LacI family DNA-binding transcriptional regulator codes for MSGTRPTLRDVADAAGVAVSTASRALTRPGRITEETASRVRAAADALGYAPSASGRALSSGRTGTVALVLPDVTNPFFFGIVRGVQSRLRIDGYMHVLVDTEESAPAEERTLRMLRSSSDGVVLAAPRLEDSTLARWARELPLVTINRPVDGDGVVLDTPGGAVQALEHLASLGHRRVAYASGPRTSWSDRHRRAALRPAARRLGVELVVLGPYAPQREAGAAAADAACGADVTGLLAFNDLLAFGILDRLAARGVDVPTGMSVVGCDDVFGADLVRPGLTTVAAPLERAGHRAADLLLSRLDRPGPRVSAVRAAAVGRPADAGLADARTADRAALDVPHVPAVDLLPTHLVVRGTTGPAPR; via the coding sequence ATGAGCGGCACCCGCCCCACCCTGCGCGACGTCGCGGACGCGGCCGGGGTCGCCGTGTCGACCGCGTCCCGGGCCCTGACCCGCCCCGGCCGCATCACCGAGGAGACCGCGTCGCGCGTCCGGGCCGCCGCCGACGCCCTCGGCTACGCGCCCAGCGCCTCCGGCCGCGCCCTCAGCTCGGGGCGCACCGGCACCGTCGCCCTCGTCCTGCCCGACGTCACCAACCCGTTCTTCTTCGGCATCGTCCGCGGCGTGCAGTCCCGGCTGCGCATCGACGGCTACATGCACGTGCTCGTCGACACCGAGGAGTCCGCGCCCGCCGAGGAGCGGACCCTGCGGATGCTGCGGTCGTCGTCCGACGGCGTCGTGCTCGCCGCCCCGCGGCTCGAGGACTCGACCCTGGCCCGGTGGGCGCGCGAGCTGCCGCTCGTGACGATCAACCGGCCGGTCGACGGCGACGGCGTCGTCCTCGACACCCCCGGCGGCGCGGTCCAGGCGCTCGAGCACCTCGCCTCGCTCGGGCACCGGCGCGTGGCCTACGCCTCCGGACCGCGCACGTCCTGGTCCGACCGGCACCGTCGCGCGGCCCTGCGCCCCGCCGCCCGCCGGCTCGGCGTCGAGCTCGTCGTGCTCGGCCCCTACGCCCCGCAGCGCGAGGCCGGGGCCGCCGCCGCCGACGCCGCGTGCGGGGCCGACGTCACCGGGCTCCTCGCCTTCAACGACCTGCTCGCGTTCGGCATCCTCGACCGGCTCGCCGCGCGCGGCGTCGACGTGCCGACCGGCATGAGCGTCGTCGGCTGCGACGACGTGTTCGGCGCCGACCTGGTCCGACCGGGCCTCACGACCGTCGCCGCCCCGCTCGAGCGCGCCGGCCACCGCGCCGCCGACCTGCTGCTGTCCCGCCTGGACCGCCCGGGACCCCGCGTCTCCGCCGTCCGCGCCGCAGCCGTCGGTCGTCCCGCCGACGCGGGCCTCGCTGACGCCCGCACCGCCGACCGCGCAGCCCTCGACGTCCCGCACGTACCGGCCGTCGACCTGCTCCCGACGCACCTCGTCGTGCGGGGCACGACGGGCCCGGCGCCCCGCTGA